One Temnothorax longispinosus isolate EJ_2023e chromosome 8, Tlon_JGU_v1, whole genome shotgun sequence genomic region harbors:
- the LOC139818421 gene encoding uncharacterized protein isoform X5 produces the protein MICDRYKNFVSDADSSMKTMDVDRDIVELELREKLRAVSEENIFLRDELERYQALIDSFKQQCSTTENKLKYYIQKCQEVEKENDEQKVKINELNEKEETMSSALRKYMKENEKLKKKLEAAQIEVHTISSLEEKLEKITKEKMDCMKKLNKMQKEVNEKDESCKQLETMVINFKDTNNNMKESYERDIYELREKNRELVDKNAELLSLSSSSVFLAPQGRFSMSPIPDTNRCNMHSTPYKSEEVPLQDSLYAELKTSGFTFERSGEDDIQALEEELNEYDAAISATLEDLEKVKQFFVTVRGFIDDSSYPQDTNERANKVNELKHKAAFLLHMAEEEITRHDTRRDASTQLRADPANATGSLDQLGVRSFRDLLHADLTKCNPKIISTSGYAMQEKTSTPLGKSFDSPGGCNQYRSIHTLSSSLTADDSRWRTFGCQNPETDAPFARGDGLTQEDRSEKSTLVAEARSVSDQEDPGRSEENRSCEMPKVPSVPQMDSKATLEKEEEEKTSEGEAKSFQVPEVSSASTPTSPRRKISVYYRSFDVVTVQDQRKDHPGSNLEVRQSPCNPDDSPAQVEGTAAARNVYRNVKSDSDSSNSTPRKFQDSLLDDEPLLVEEPILRKVHLAPTRLKFSHEAGNELARTVEAPDCASSVPVNSTELGISEIPLSPIGEHKEDDDTSVHSASTFTGKCKTEVKSVILGPESCSNKNVSQACSMLNRRLLPCSQADSAKIADSEDPHSWASVRRVDGGSQSPIERSVDSQMSSREDSLAVSGSEPATTGSDDRCGIDEKVAIEVGKAVNVVSSTSLADPVSTRVTSCKNVTESDEKAREQDVKETKQEIKQWLLKMNRSFSEGENLARPKYGCACRLRNPSSTPESCNRRVFPSLTEVRLRESGLANLSDSEESRENLSELELQKKYTAFALCLSIDRLTLPRRIAMSCRQRDQSERNLSCEVRKMQQDIQELAPLCTDRESAERVERVRHQLDMIVRCAHRVSCAAETLGAVHQERRVSRAVQLADKYVHALQSQCEKLTANVAETKRILAKNNIPMEENFGELNDEHSRISRNSILANNRMKEANRRRASVATMSRPMGSMQDVTKEIVRQRNSVSGRMTLRRPSFSSECPKEIEKLNHTETSNNIGELRGIFEQTESRRSSREENNDVLRLSHSNNSQSAINCGIIENEVWTNGKEISPELSDNENINSDRKSITRSSFQVKRRRRRRQLSIWHIMLTSILIFCLILYVIQALSIVSTCHESLNEWLIRGVFDRYRQMRSTAPHPM, from the exons ATGATTTGTGATCGATACAAGAA CTTCGTGAGCGATGCAGACTCTTCGATGAAAACCATGGATGTGGATAGAGATATCGTGGAATTGGAGCTTCGTGAGAAATTACGTGCAGTCTCTGAGGAGAACATTTTCCTTCGCGACGAGCTGGAGCGGTACCAGGCGTTGATCGACAGTTTCAAACAACAATGCAGCACTACTGAGAATAAGCT AAAGTACTACATTCAGAAATGTCAGGAAGTCGAAAAAGAGAACGACGAGcagaaagttaaaataaatgaattaaatgaaaagGAAGAGACCATGTCCTCAGCCCTTCGGAAATATATGAAAGAGAATGAGAAGTTGAAGAAGAAATTGGAAGCCGCGCAGATTGAG GTACATACTATATCATCTTTGGAAGAAAAACTGGAGAAGATCACCAAAGAGAAAATGGATTGTATGAAAAAACTCAACAAAATGCAGAAGGAAGTTAACGAAAAGGATGAAAGTTGCAAACAATTAGAAACCATGGTGATTAATTTCAAGGACACGAATAATAACATGAAGGAGAGCTATGAACGCGACATTTAC GAACTGCGGGAAAAGAATCGTGAACTTGTGGACAAAAATGCGGAACTGCTGTCGTTGTCATCTTCTAGCGTGTTTTTGGCGCCCCAAGGAAGA TTTTCGATGTCGCCAATTCCGGACACAAATAGATGTAACATGCATAGCACGCCCTATAAATCGGAGGAAGTGCCGCTTCAAGATTCATTATACGCAGAGTTGAAGACGTCG GGCTTCACATTTGAACGCAGCGGAGAGGACGACATACAAGCACTGGAGGAAGAACTGAACGAATACGACGCCGCGATTTCCGCGACATTGGAAGATCTAGAAAA AGTTAAACAGTTTTTTGTTACGGTGCGAGGTTTCATCGACGACTCATCTTACCCGCAAGACACGAACGAAAGGGCTAACAAGGTCAACGAATTGAAACACAAAGCAGCTTTTCTACTGCATATG GCAGAAGAAGAGATCACAAGGCATGACACGAGGCGAGATGCGAGCACGCAGCTCCGAGCTGATCCGGCAAATGCGACCGGCAGTTTGGACCAACTTGGCGTCAGGAGTTTCCGGGATCTGTTGCACGC AGATCTCACGAAATGCAATCCGAAGATCATCTCCACATCCGGCTACGCGATGCAGGAGAAGACGTCAACACCGCTGGGGAAGAGCTTTGATTCACCGGGCGGGTGCAATCA gTACCGATCGATACACACGTTATCGTCGAGCTTAACCGCGGACGACTCGCGCTGGCGAACATTCGGTTGTCAAAATCCTGAAACCGATGCTCCATTCGCGCGAGGAGACGGTCTAACGCAGGAAGACCGTAGTGAAAAATCTACTCTTGTCGCGGAAGCACGTAGCGTTTCCGATCAAGAAGATCCGGGCCGTTCTGAGGAGAATCGATCGTGCGAAATGCCGAAGGTGCCGAGCGTCCCGCAAATGGATTCGAAGGCCACGttggagaaggaggaggaggagaagacaAGTGAAGGAGAAGCCAAAAGTTTCCAGGTACCGGAAGTAAGCAGTGCGAGCACTCCGACGAGTCCCCGCAGAAAGATCTCGGTCTACTACCGCTCGTTCGATGTGGTGACGGTGCAAGATCAGCGCAAGGATCATCCGGGATCTAATTTGGAAGTGAGACAATCTCCGTGCAATCCGGACGACTCCCCCGCGCAAGTCGAAGGGACCGCCGCCGCGAGGAATGTTTACCGCAACGTGAAGAGCGACAGCGATTCCTCGAACTCCACACCGCGAAAATTCCAGGACAGCCTGCTGGACGATGAACCGCTGCTGGTCGAAGAGCCGATACTTAGAAAAGTTCATTTGGCGCCCACGCGTTTGAAATTTTCACACGAAGCCGGAAACGAGTTAGCTAGAACTGTCGAGGCTCCCGACTGTGCTTCTTCCGTTCCAGTGAATTCCACCGAATTGGGTATTTCAGAAATACCACTGTCTCCCATCGGCGAACACAAGGAAGATGACGACACTTCCGTGCACTCAGCTTCGACGTTCACAGGCAAGTGCAAGACGGAAGTGAAGAGTGTGATACTAGGACCTGAATCGTGTTCGAACAAGAACGTTTCGCAAGCATGCTCAATGCTAAATCGCCGACTGTTACCATGTAGTCAAGCTG ATTCAGCGAAGATCGCGGATTCAGAGGATCCCCACTCTTGGGCGAGCGTGCGGAGAGTCGACGGCGGGAGTCAGTCGCCAATCGAACGGTCAGTCGATAGCCAAATGTCGAGTCGCGAGGACAGTTTGGCCGTTTCGGGCAGCGAACCGGCGACGACGGGGTCCGATGATCGATGCGGCATCGACGAGAAAGTCGCGATTGAGGTCGGCAAGGCCGTCAACGTCGTGTCGTCCACGTCGTTGGCCGATCCGGTCTCCACGAGGGTGACGTCGTGCAAGAACGTGACGGAGAGCGATGAAAAAGCACGCGAACAAGACGTGAAGGAGACAAAACAGGAGATAAAACAG TGGCTTTTAAAGATGAACAGATCATTTTCGGAGGGTGAAAACCTCGCTCGACCGAAGTACGGTTGCGCTTGTAGACTGAGAAATCCATCTTCGACTCCGGAAAGTTGCAATCGCAGAGTTTTCCCGAGTCTCACGGAAGTTCGTCTACGAGAATCTGGGCTAGCTAATTTATCAGATTCCGAAGAGAGCAG AGAGAATCTAAGCGAGCTAGAACTGCAG AAAAAGTACACGGCGTTCGCGTTGTGTCTTTCCATAGACAGATTGACCCTACCGCGAAGGATAGCGATGTCGTGTCGGCAACGCGATCAATCCGAGAGAAATCTCTCCTGCGAAGTGCGGAAGATGCAGCAGGACATTCAG GAACTCGCGCCACTATGCACGGACAGGGAATCCGCGGAGCGGGTGGAGCGGGTCAGGCATCAATTGGACATGATTGTGCGATGTGCGCACAGGGTATCCTGCGCGGCCGAGACCTTAGGCGCCGTGCACCAGGAGCGTAGGGTTTCCCGGGCCGTTCAGCTGGCCGACAAGTATGTCCATGCGTTGCAGTCCCAGTGCGAGAAGCTGACCGCCAACGTCGCTGAGACTAA ACGGATCCTGGCAAAGAACAACATACCGATGGAGGAGAACTTCGGCGAGCTCAACGATGAACATTCTCGCATCAGCAGGAACAGTATACTCGCCAATAATCGTATG AAAGAAGCTAATAGGAGAAGAGCCAGCGTGGCCACGATGTCTCGGCCGATGGGCAGTATGCAGGATGTGACAAAG GAGATCGTGAGACAGCGAAATTCCGTTTCCGGACGCATGACTCTCAGGAGACCGTCCTTCAGCTCTGAATGCCCGAAGGAAATTGAAAAACTGAATCATACCGA AACTTCCAACAATATCGGCGAATTACGGGGTATCTTCGAGCAGACCGAGTCTCGTCGTAGCTCGAGAGAGGAAAATAACGACGTGCTACGACTGAGTCATTCCAACAATAGCCAAAGTGCAATAAATTGTGGAATAATCGAGAACGAGGTTTGGACGAACGGAAAGGAGATCTCTCCCGAGCTTTCCGACaacgaaaatattaattctgatcGTAAATCAAT cacaaGATCGTCTTTCCAAGTaaaaagacgaagaagaagaagacaatTATCAATATGGCATATAATGTTGACGAGTATTCTTATTTTCTGCCTCATTCTCTACGTGATTCAAGCGTTGTCGATAGTAAGCACTTGCCACGAATCGTTGAACGAATGGTTGATCAGAGGCGTTTTCGATAGATACCGTCAAATGAGGAGCACGGCGCCTCATCCGATGTGA